From a single Solidesulfovibrio fructosivorans JJ] genomic region:
- a CDS encoding glycosyltransferase family 4 protein, with protein MNVALYAPFKPLDHPDPSGDRTIGRELAAALEAGGITIVTPSRFRTRWFSTRPLLWLKALAARRAALEAASLARVKVWLTFHTYYKSPDILGPYVARELGIPYVVFQGVYSTKTQRRLKTRLGYELNRRALLAARLVVTNRRLDYANLARLLPKNRLAYVRPGIRPDAFAFDAEARRELRREWDVGDAPIIVTAAMFRDDVKTKSLVYLFLRLGELAREGTPFFLVIAGDGVMRDKLMALARRELPDRHLFLGRVDREDMGALFGAGDIFAFPGIRESLGMVYLEAQAAGLPVVALADGGVPEVVANGRTGLLTPPGDDAAYRRALCELLTDRQLRRDMGEAAEAYVREKHDRDRNYGVMARVLRRLAGEG; from the coding sequence GTGAACGTCGCCCTGTACGCGCCCTTCAAGCCCCTGGATCATCCCGATCCCTCAGGCGATCGGACCATCGGCCGCGAGCTGGCCGCCGCCCTGGAAGCGGGGGGAATCACGATCGTGACCCCGAGCCGGTTTCGCACCCGCTGGTTTTCCACGCGGCCGCTTTTGTGGTTGAAGGCCCTGGCCGCGCGCCGCGCCGCCCTGGAAGCGGCCAGTCTGGCCCGGGTCAAGGTCTGGCTCACTTTCCACACCTACTACAAGTCGCCGGATATCCTCGGCCCCTACGTCGCCCGGGAGCTCGGCATTCCCTACGTCGTTTTCCAGGGCGTCTATTCCACCAAGACCCAGCGCAGGCTCAAGACCCGCCTTGGCTACGAGCTCAACCGCCGGGCGCTTCTGGCCGCCCGGCTGGTGGTCACCAACCGTCGGCTCGATTACGCCAACCTGGCCCGGCTGTTGCCCAAAAACAGGCTCGCCTATGTGCGCCCAGGCATCCGGCCCGACGCCTTCGCTTTCGACGCCGAGGCCCGGCGGGAACTGCGCCGGGAGTGGGACGTGGGCGACGCGCCGATCATCGTCACTGCGGCCATGTTTCGCGACGACGTGAAGACCAAGAGTCTTGTCTATCTTTTTCTGCGCCTGGGCGAGCTGGCCCGGGAGGGAACGCCTTTTTTCCTGGTGATCGCCGGCGACGGAGTCATGCGGGACAAGCTGATGGCCCTGGCCCGGCGCGAGCTGCCCGACCGCCATCTGTTTTTGGGCCGCGTCGACCGGGAGGACATGGGGGCGCTTTTCGGCGCGGGGGATATCTTCGCTTTTCCCGGCATTCGGGAATCCCTCGGCATGGTCTACCTGGAGGCCCAGGCCGCCGGGCTGCCGGTGGTGGCCCTGGCCGACGGCGGCGTGCCGGAAGTGGTGGCGAACGGCCGCACGGGATTGCTCACCCCTCCCGGCGACGACGCGGCCTATCGCCGGGCCCTGTGCGAGCTGCTCACGGACAGGCAGCTCCGCCGGGACATGGGCGAGGCGGCCGAGGCATACGTGCGCGAGAAGCACGACCGGGACCGCAATTACGGCGTGATGGCCCGGGTGCTGCGCCGGCTGGCCGGCGAGGGTTGA
- a CDS encoding glycosyltransferase family 4 protein, with protein sequence MTEGSEAVRLVMVLKGYPRLSETFISNEILLLEAKGFKVRIVSMRDPREAARHASIYRIKADVVYLPEYIRPALGELLYENFRAALAAPRGYLRAFGLMVRHLARTRRSATVKHLLQAGFLCRRALTPGEPAHLHAHFAHSPTSVAVYAGLISGLPVSFTGHAKDVWTQEPGKLAEKIGRAAFVVTCTKANAAYLRRLSPNGTPVYDVYHGIDLSLFHGPEKRPDPAPPYRILTVARLTAKKGLDTVLAALGRLAGEGMDFTYDLVGEGEDREALQARARALGIADRVNFCGAMPHEAVLALYRKADVFVLGCRVLKNGDRDGVPNVIVEAMAMGVPVAATNVSALPELAQDGETALACPPDDPAALAANIRRLLADAELRARLTDAARAAVARDFDNAANIERLAAIFARHAGGKVPSPVAGPGGAA encoded by the coding sequence ATGACGGAGGGGAGCGAGGCGGTGCGGCTTGTCATGGTGCTCAAGGGCTATCCGCGTCTGTCCGAGACGTTTATTTCCAACGAGATACTGCTGCTTGAGGCCAAGGGCTTCAAGGTGCGCATCGTGTCCATGCGCGATCCGCGCGAGGCCGCGCGCCATGCCTCGATCTACCGCATCAAGGCCGATGTGGTGTATCTGCCGGAATACATCCGGCCGGCGCTCGGGGAGCTTCTCTACGAGAATTTCCGGGCCGCCCTGGCCGCGCCGCGCGGCTACCTGCGCGCCTTTGGCCTCATGGTCCGGCATCTGGCCCGGACGCGCCGCTCGGCCACGGTCAAGCACCTGCTCCAGGCCGGGTTTCTCTGCCGCCGGGCGCTGACCCCGGGCGAACCCGCCCACCTGCACGCCCATTTCGCCCATTCGCCCACTTCGGTCGCGGTTTATGCCGGGCTCATAAGCGGCCTGCCCGTGAGCTTCACCGGCCACGCCAAGGACGTCTGGACCCAGGAGCCGGGCAAGCTGGCCGAAAAAATCGGCCGGGCCGCCTTCGTCGTCACCTGCACCAAGGCCAACGCCGCCTATCTGCGCCGGCTTTCGCCAAACGGCACGCCGGTCTACGACGTCTACCACGGCATCGACCTGTCGCTTTTCCACGGTCCGGAAAAACGCCCCGATCCGGCCCCGCCGTATCGCATCCTGACCGTGGCCAGACTGACGGCCAAAAAAGGTCTGGACACGGTCCTTGCCGCCCTGGGCCGTCTGGCCGGAGAGGGGATGGACTTCACCTACGACCTCGTGGGAGAGGGCGAGGACCGGGAAGCCCTGCAAGCGCGGGCCCGGGCCCTTGGCATCGCGGACCGGGTGAATTTTTGCGGGGCGATGCCCCACGAGGCGGTGCTGGCGCTCTACCGGAAAGCCGACGTGTTTGTCCTCGGCTGCCGCGTGCTTAAAAACGGCGACCGCGACGGCGTGCCAAACGTCATCGTCGAGGCCATGGCCATGGGAGTGCCGGTTGCGGCCACCAACGTCTCGGCCCTGCCGGAGCTGGCGCAAGACGGCGAGACGGCCCTGGCCTGTCCGCCCGACGATCCGGCGGCGCTGGCGGCCAATATCCGGCGCTTGCTCGCCGACGCGGAGCTTCGCGCGCGCCTGACCGACGCGGCCAGGGCCGCCGTGGCCCGCGATTTCGACAACGCGGCCAACATCGAACGGCTGGCGGCCATCTTCGCCCGCCATGCCGGAGGCAAGGTCCCGTCGCCTGTTGCCGGACCGGGCGGGGCCGCGTGA
- a CDS encoding dihydrolipoyl dehydrogenase family protein translates to MGARYDYDLAVLGGGAAGLTVAAGAARLGVKVLLVEREGRLGGDCLHFGCVPSKTLIATARARRMMARAGEFGLPEVALPPVDFALVRRRIEAVIAAIQQHDSPERFRGLGAEVRFGEARFLDDHVLEIDGGRVSAARIVVATGSRAAVPDIPGLAEAGFLTNREIFSLERLPERLVILGGGPIAVEMGQAFFRLGSKVTLVQRSARILTREDADLATVVQARLAAEGLDLRLGAKVVSVTPGAPKTVTLERDGRREAVAATDILVAMGRAPNLEGLGLDAAGVVHTKKGLVLDARLRSSRSHIFGAGDVTGEHLFTHAAGYEGGVVVAGAVFRLPKKAEYRLLPRCVYAEPELAVVGATEDGARKAGLAVTTITEPFSGNDRARAEGETEGLVKIVLGDKGRPLGVGIVGPDAGELAGEWVAALAGKVGLGTLSGAVHPYPTLAETSKRAAGRGLEAKLFSPVVRRVLRLFFGYRGKR, encoded by the coding sequence ATGGGAGCGCGATACGACTATGATCTGGCGGTTCTTGGCGGCGGCGCGGCGGGACTGACGGTCGCGGCCGGGGCGGCAAGGCTTGGGGTCAAGGTTCTGCTGGTCGAGCGTGAGGGCCGGCTTGGCGGCGACTGTCTGCATTTCGGCTGCGTGCCGAGCAAGACGCTCATCGCCACGGCCAGGGCCCGGCGGATGATGGCCCGGGCCGGGGAATTCGGCCTGCCCGAGGTCGCCTTGCCGCCGGTGGATTTCGCCCTGGTGCGCCGGCGCATCGAGGCCGTGATCGCGGCGATCCAGCAACACGATTCGCCGGAGCGTTTTCGCGGGCTCGGGGCCGAGGTCCGTTTCGGGGAGGCCCGGTTTCTGGACGATCATGTCCTGGAGATCGACGGCGGGCGCGTAAGCGCCGCCCGGATCGTCGTCGCCACCGGATCGCGGGCCGCCGTGCCGGATATCCCGGGACTGGCCGAAGCCGGGTTTCTCACCAACCGGGAGATCTTTTCGCTGGAGCGCCTGCCGGAGCGGCTGGTGATCCTCGGCGGCGGGCCGATCGCCGTGGAGATGGGGCAGGCTTTTTTTCGCCTGGGGAGCAAGGTTACGCTGGTGCAGCGCAGCGCCCGGATACTCACCCGGGAGGATGCGGACCTGGCGACGGTGGTCCAGGCGCGCCTCGCCGCCGAGGGCCTGGATTTGCGCCTTGGGGCCAAAGTCGTGTCCGTGACCCCGGGCGCGCCGAAAACCGTCACCCTCGAGCGGGACGGGCGGCGCGAGGCCGTCGCGGCCACGGATATCCTCGTGGCCATGGGCCGCGCCCCGAACCTCGAAGGGCTTGGGCTTGACGCGGCCGGGGTTGTCCATACAAAAAAAGGCCTTGTGCTCGACGCCCGGTTGCGCTCCAGCCGGTCGCATATTTTCGGGGCCGGCGATGTCACGGGGGAGCACCTTTTCACGCACGCCGCCGGCTACGAGGGCGGGGTGGTGGTCGCGGGCGCGGTGTTTCGGCTGCCCAAAAAGGCCGAGTACCGGCTGTTGCCGCGCTGCGTGTACGCCGAGCCGGAGCTGGCCGTGGTCGGCGCGACCGAGGACGGGGCCCGAAAGGCCGGCCTTGCGGTCACGACGATTACCGAGCCCTTTTCCGGCAACGACCGGGCCAGGGCCGAGGGCGAAACCGAGGGGCTGGTCAAGATCGTGCTCGGGGACAAGGGGCGGCCGCTTGGCGTCGGCATCGTCGGTCCGGACGCCGGAGAGCTTGCCGGCGAATGGGTGGCGGCGCTGGCCGGAAAAGTGGGGCTCGGCACGCTTTCCGGCGCGGTCCACCCCTATCCGACCCTGGCCGAGACGAGTAAACGGGCGGCCGGGCGCGGGCTCGAGGCGAAACTTTTTTCGCCCGTCGTGCGGCGGGTATTGCGTCTTTTTTTCGGTTATCGGGGAAAGCGGTAA